AGAAAGATTATTTAAAATCTGTTTCAGAAGAGTTAACTACATTTAATTAATTAAAAATGCCTATCTGGCAAATTAGACGGATAGGTATTTTTTTTATGAACACCGCTTATCCATTAAAAGGGACTACATATCGAAAAGAGAGAGATTAAATTAGTGCATGAAGTAGGGATTTTACGATTTTGCTAGAATCATTAATAGAAAGGGGGAGAGAGTATGTTACGTTTACCAATCATTGTAGCACCAATGTTTTTAGTATCTAATCCAGCCATGGTCATTGAGGCTAGTCGAGCGGGCGCTATTGGCTCGTTTCCATTATTAAATGCAAGACCTGCGACAACGTGTGCCGAGTGGCTTCAAGAGATTAAAGAAGCATTACCAACAGAGCCGTGGGCTGTCAATTTCATTTGTCATCCTGTAGCAAATGCACGTTTTGAGGAAGATTTACAGTTAATTGAGGAATATGAGCCGCCTATCGTTATTACATCACTAGGCAACCCGAAGCGGGTCATCGACATTGTCCATAGCTATGGCGGTAAAGTGTATGCGGATGTAGCAAACGTTAAGCATGCGGAAAAATCAGCCGCAACGGGTGTAGACGGATTGATTCTTGTTTGTGCAGGTGCAGGTGGACATGGTGGCCAACTAAATCCATTTGGCTTTGTATCGGCCGTTAAAAAATTCTTTAATGGAACGATTATTTTATCGGGCTCCCTTTCAAGTGGGGCAGACGTCTTAGCAGCGCAAATTATTGGTGCAGACTATGCCTTATTTAGGGACGCGTTTTATCGCTTGTCATGAAGGAAATGCTCCAGAGGATTATAAAAAGATGGTCATCGACAGTAAAACAGATGATGTTTTATATACAGATGCGTTCAGTGGGGTTCATGTGAATGTGCTAATTCCATCTTTAATAAAAGAAGGTATTGACCCGACGACCTTAAAGCCAAGAGAGGACATTGATTTAACACATCTTGTTAATGTGAAAGCTTGGCGTGATATTTGGTCGGCAGGGCATGGTGTCACAAATATTGAAAAACGCGAGTCGGTCCTTGAAATTATCAAGACATTACATGAGGAATATGAAAGTGCAAAGCAGCAACTGAATGCTGTACAGTCTATATAGGGCAAGTGTATTTTGAAAGAAAGTAAAACGCACAATGTGGTGATTAACCGCATTGTGCGTTTTTAAATTGAATAATTTTTAGTCGTGATTTAATGTAGCAGCAATTTCTGGCTGCTGTTCGACTTGAAGTAACATATTAAATGATGCAATCGCTACTTCTACTTGTTCGTCCAGTGGCTCTCTAGTTGTTAATAATTGTAGCCATAGACCCGGATAGCCTAAGTAGCGTAACAGAGGAATATTACGGCATGCATTTGTTGCCTGTAATACTTCAAATGATACCCCTAGTACAACAGGAATTAATAATATACGGTCTACAATTCGTAACCATAGTGGATCTGTTGGCACGAAGAAATACAAAAACATACCAACGAACACAGTGAATAACATAAAACTACTCCCACATCGATAATGTAAACGCGATTGCGCTTGTACATTTTCTACAGTAATATCCAGACCAGCTTCATAGCAATTGATTACTTTATGCTCGGCACCGTGATATTGGAAAACGCGTTTTATAATCGGTGTTAAAGAAATAAAATATAAATAGGTAAGCAGTAAAAGGAGCTTAATGCCACTTTCAAGAAGGACTTGACCTACTTTACCATCTATCCATCTAGAGAAGAAATCTGCAAT
The genomic region above belongs to Lysinibacillus sp. FSL W8-0992 and contains:
- a CDS encoding NAD(P)H-dependent flavin oxidoreductase; this encodes MPYLGTRFIACHEGNAPEDYKKMVIDSKTDDVLYTDAFSGVHVNVLIPSLIKEGIDPTTLKPREDIDLTHLVNVKAWRDIWSAGHGVTNIEKRESVLEIIKTLHEEYESAKQQLNAVQSI
- a CDS encoding NAD(P)H-dependent flavin oxidoreductase codes for the protein MLRLPIIVAPMFLVSNPAMVIEASRAGAIGSFPLLNARPATTCAEWLQEIKEALPTEPWAVNFICHPVANARFEEDLQLIEEYEPPIVITSLGNPKRVIDIVHSYGGKVYADVANVKHAEKSAATGVDGLILVCAGAGGHGGQLNPFGFVSAVKKFFNGTIILSGSLSSGADVLAAQIIGADYALFRDAFYRLS
- a CDS encoding DUF1385 domain-containing protein, with the protein product MVQLKYIKRVVLALSNSPVYGGQAQLEGVMFGGKEHTITAIRRNDDSIDYYHFKKVQKPILQKLKKIPFVRGVIALIESAGLGSRHMQFSGDRYDVTPGEEAENIEEGGSKLQMILGVAVVGILSFLFGKFAFTLIPVFIADFFSRWIDGKVGQVLLESGIKLLLLLTYLYFISLTPIIKRVFQYHGAEHKVINCYEAGLDITVENVQAQSRLHYRCGSSFMLFTVFVGMFLYFFVPTDPLWLRIVDRILLIPVVLGVSFEVLQATNACRNIPLLRYLGYPGLWLQLLTTREPLDEQVEVAIASFNMLLQVEQQPEIAATLNHD